The Benincasa hispida cultivar B227 chromosome 9, ASM972705v1, whole genome shotgun sequence genome has a segment encoding these proteins:
- the LOC120084793 gene encoding alcohol dehydrogenase 1-like: protein MSSTAGQVIKCKAAVAWEAGKPLVIEEVEVAPPQANEVRVKILFTALCHTDVYFWEAKGQTPLFPRIFGHEAGGIVESVGEGVKDLQPGDHVLPVFTGECGDCRHCQSEESNMCDLLRINTDRGVMINDGKTRFSRNGQPIHHFVGTSTFSEYTVVHVGCLAKINPAAPLDKVCVLSCGISTGLGATLNVAKPKKGQSVAIFGLGAVGLAAAEGARIAGASRIIGVDLNPARFEEAKKFGCNEFVNPKDHNKPVQEVIAEMTNGGVDRSVECTGSIQAMISAFECVHDGWGVAVLVGVPNKDDAFKTHPMNLLNERTLKGTFFGNYKPRTDIPGVVEKYLKKELELEKFITHTVPFSEINKAFDYMLKGESIRCIIRMEN from the exons ATGTCAAGCACTGCCGGTCAAGTCATCAAATGCAAAG CTGCCGTGGCTTGGGAGGCCGGAAAGCCACTGGTGATTGAAGAAGTCGAAGTAGCACCGCCGCAAGCCAATGAAGTCCGAGTGAAGATCCTTTTCACAGCTCTCTGTCACACCGATGTTTATTTCTGGGAAGCCAAG GGACAAACCCCATTGTTTCCTCGCATTTTTGGGCATGAAGCTGGAGG AATTGTTGAGAGTGTTGGAGAAGGAGTGAAAGATCTTCAACCAGGAGATCATGTTCTTCCTGTTTTCACTGGTGAATGTGGGGATTGTCGTCATTGCCAATCTGAAGAAAGCAATATGTGCGATCTTCTTCGAATTAATACTGATCGTGGAGTTATGATCAATGACGGAAAGACTAGATTCTCCAGAAATGGACAACCCATTCATCATTTTGTCGGAACCTCCACCTTTAGTGAATACACTGTTGTTCATGTTGGCTGTTTGGCTAAGATCAATCCTGCTGCTCCTCTTGACAAAGTCTGTGTTCTTAGCTGCGGCATTTCCACAG GTCTTGGTGCCACTTTGAATGTTGCAAAGCCCAAAAAAGGTCAATCTGTTGCAATCTTTGGTCTTGGAGCTGTTGGACTTGCA GCTGCTGAAGGAGCCAGAATTGCTGGGGCATCTAGGAtcattggtgttgatttgaaccCAGCTCGATTTGAAGAAG CAAAGAAATTTGGTTGCAATGAATTTGTGAATCCAAAGGATCACAACAAGCCAGTTCAAGAGGTGATTGCTGAGATGACGAATGGAGGAGTTGACCGGAGTGTCGAATGCACCGGAAGCATCCAAGCAATGATTTCAGCATTCGAATGCGTTCACGAT GGGTGGGGTGTAGCTGTACTTGTGGGAGTCCCAAACAAAGACGATGCATTCAAAACTCATCCTATGAATCTCCTTAACGAAAGAACTCTAAAGGGAACCTTCTTCGGCAACTACAAACCACGAACCGACATTCCCGGGGTCGTCGAGAAGTATTTGAAGAAG GAGCTGGAATTGGAGAAGTTCATTACACATACAGTGCCGTTCTCTGAGATCAATAAGGCGTTTGATTACATGCTGAAAGGGGAGTCGATTCGATGCATTATTAGGATGGAAAACTAA